The following nucleotide sequence is from Tardiphaga alba.
CGAAATAGGCGCCCACCATATACTGCACGCCATGGGCGAGATTGATGAAGTCCATCACGCCGAACACCAGCGTGAGGCCGGCGGCGATCAGGAACAGGATCAGCCCGAACTGCAGGCCGTTGAGTACCTGGACGAGGGCGAGGGTCAGGGTCATCAGAAAAACTTGTGGCCTTGGATCAAGTAAAAGACCGGGCCGCCCCGCCCATGCAGAGACGGCCCGGTGACGATGATCGGCGTCGCGCGTTTACTGCGCGGCGCAATCCTTGGCGTAGCGATCGGCGTAGTTGGTGAAGACCTTCTCGGCGATCTCGGTCTGGAACTTGCCGTCGGCGCGCTTGGCGACCTTGGTCAGGTAGAAGTCCTGGATCGGATAGCCGTTATTGCTGAACTTGAAACCGCCGCGGATCGAGGGGAAGTCGGCTTTGCGAAGCGCCGCCGCCACCTTAGTCTTGTCGGACAGGTCGCCCTTCAGGGACGAGACGGCGCTGTTGATCAGAAGCGCGGCGTCATAGGCCTGGAAGGCATAGGTCGCCGGCACGCTGTTATAGGCCTTCTCATACTCCGCCACGAACTTCTTGTTCGCTGCGTTGTCTAGGTTCGGCGCCCAGTTGGAGCCGCCGAACATGCCGATGGCCGCATCCTGCTGCGCGGGCAGCGTGGATTCATCCACGGTGAAAGTGGAGAGGAACGGGATGCGGTCGAGCAGGCCGGCCTGCTTGTACTGCTTGACGAGATTCACGCCCATGCCGCCCGGCATGAAGGTGAGCACGGCATCGGGCTTCATCGATGCGATCTTCGATAGCTCGGCCTGGAAGTCGAGCGTGCCGAGCGGCATGTAGCTCTCCTCCACGATGTCGCCCTTGAAGTCCATCTTCACGCCGGCGACAAAGTCCTTGCCGGCCTGGTAGTTCGGCGTGATCAGATAGATTTTCTTGTAGCCGCGCTTCTGCGCGACATTGCCGAGGATCTGGTGGATCTGGTCGTTCTGATACGACGTCACATAGAAATACGGATTGCACTCCTTGCCCGCATAGCTGGACGGGCCGGCATTCGGCGAAATCAGGAAGGTCTTGTTCTCGGTGACCGGCTTGTGGATCGCCTGCAGGATGTTGGAGAAGATGGGGCCGACCACGAAGTCGACCTTGTCGCGCTCCAGCAGGCCCTTGACCTTGGTGACGGCGACGTCGGGCTTCAATTCGTCATCGACGACGACGACTTCGACATCCTTGCCGCCCATCTTGCCGCCGAGATCCTTGACGGCGAGATTGAAGCCGTCGCGGGCCTGCTGGCCGAGCACGGCGCCGGCGCCCGACAGCGACACGATCACGCCGACCTTGATCTTCTCCTGCGCAAGCGCCGGCATGGCGGTGGCGCTCATCAATGCAGCAAACGCTGCCAATTTGAGATGCTTCTTCATGTTCGTCCTCCTCCGATCGGCCCCGACAGGCGGCCGAATAAACGCATCAACCCAATCAAGTTGTGTTCTTTTGCCCGCAGCTTAAGCTGAGCGCGGCGGCTGCCGCAAGCGAAGTCGCTCAGTCTTTGGGCGCAAACACGCGATGACGGGGACTATGCAAAGGGCAGGCCAATTTATTTGAAGCCTAAAGAAATGTGACAGATCAAGATCGGGGTCGGCCTGCGGCGTTTTGGCTTGCGCATGTCCCAAAATTGCTTGAAGGTCAAAAGATCGCGGTTGCAGCATGACACTGTGGATGGGATGGCGGCGACCTCCGCTGCCGGATCGCCGGACTGGTAAGATTGCATCATGATTCTCGACTCCGAGACCAAGGCTGTCGAACTCCCCGAAGATCACGGCGATGAGCTGCGGCTCTGGCTGCGCTTGCTCACCTGCACCACGTTGATCGAGGGCGAGGTGCGCAGCCGCCTGCGCGAACGCTTCGATGTGACGCTGCCGCGTTTCGATCTGATGGCGCAACTCGACAAGGTGCCGGATGGCATGACCCTGTCGGATGTCTCCAAGCGCATGATGGTGTCGAACGGCAATGTGACAGGCCTCGTCGAGCGCCTCGTCGAATCCGGCCATGTGGATCGCCGCACCTCGGAGACCGACCGCCGCGTCCAGGTGATCCGCCTGACCAAGCTCGGCCGCGCAGAATTTCGCCGGATGGCGGAAGAGCACGAGACCTGGATCGCCGAAATTTTTACCGATCTGACGCCGAAGGATGTGCGCGAGTTGATGCGTCTGCTCGCCAAGACAAAGTCGTCCGCGCAGAAGGCCGGGCAAAAGGCATCCAAGGCGCCATGACTCCCGTCGATATGACTGCACTTGATCTCGAGGCCGAATACAACAACCGCGCCCGCGTGCCGGAAAGCGGCGAGCTGATCGCCGCATGGGCGCGCGATGCCAAGGCTTATCGGGAGCAGAATGGCACGCCTGATGTGCTGTCCTATGGGGCAGGCGAGCGCAACAGGATCGATTACTTCGCAGCCGGCGACCAAGGCCCCATCGTGGTCTTCATCCATGGCGGCTACTGGCAGGCGCTCGATGCCTCCTTCTTCAGCCATCTGTCCCGCGGCCTCACCCAGCATGGCATCAGCGTCGCGATGCCAAGCTACGATCTGTGCCCGCAGGTCTCCGTCGCCGATATCGTCACGCAGATGCGTGCGGCGGTGCGTGAACTCGCAAAGCTCGGCCGCTCGATGGTGATCTCCGGTCATTCCGCTGGCGGCCATCTCGCCGCCTGCATGCTGGCGACGGACTGGCAGGCTGTCGATCCCGCATTGCCGCAAGACACGGTGAGGGCGGCCTACGCCATTTCCGGCCTGTTCGACCTGCCGCCGCTGGTACCGACCTCGATCAACACCGCGCTGCAGCTCGATGACGCTGGCGCGCGTGCGGTCAGCCCTCTGTTCGGGCCGGTGCCGGGCCATGGCAGCCTCGATGCCGTCGTCGGCGGCGAGGAAAGTGCGGAGTATTTCCGCCAGAGCCGCAGCATCGTCGAGGCCTGGGGCAAAGCCATCTCCACACGTTACGGCACGGTTCCCGGCGCCAATCATTTCACCGCCATTGCGCCGCTCGCTGATGCGGAATCGCCGATGGTGCTGCGCCTGAAGGCTTTGGCCACCGTTTAGGCCGTCTGCCCAAACTATCCGCGCAAAACGCGCACCCGCGCCAAAAATTTCACCGTGCCCCCGATTTCCGCAGTTGCGCCGATATGTTTTAAGTCTAAAATGATTTCCAACGACGCCTCGATGCGTCCGGACGCAGGAGCATGTCATGGCCGCTGCCGATACACAGACGGGGAAGCGCTACACCGCGCATGTTGACACCTTCGCGTGGGACAACATGCCGCCGGCTGATCAATTGCCGGAATTCATTTTCACGCGTCCCGAATTCCAATATCCCGAACGCATCAATTGCGTGGTGCCGTTTCTCGATCGCTGGGTCGCGGAAGGGCGCGGCGATGCGATGTGCATGATCGGGCCGGATGCGAGCTACACCTATCGCCAGCTTTATGAGCTGGTGAACAGGATCAGCAATGTGCTGGTCGGCAAGCTCGGCCTCGTGCCGGGTGGTCGCGTGCTGCTGCGCTCGGCGAACAATCCGATGATGGTCGCGGCCTATCTCGCCATCATCAAGGCGGGCGGCGTCTGCGTCGCCACCATGCCGCTGCTGCGCGCGAAAGAGCTGATCTATCCGATCCAGAAAGCGAAGATCTCGCTGGCTTTGTGCGACGGCAAACTGTCGGACGAACTCGACAAGGCCGCAGCCTCGGCGCCCGAGCTCAAGCGTGCCGTCTATTGGGGCACCGGCAAGGACGACTCGCTGGATGCGCTGATCGCCGATGCCAGCACTGAATTCAAAGCTGTCGATACCGCAGCCGACGACATCTGCCTCGTCGCTTTCACCTCGGGCACGACAGGCGATCCCAAGGGCACCATGCATTTCCATCGCGACATGCTCGCGGTGTGCGATGGTTTTGCCCGCAACGTGCTGCGTGCTTCTCCCGACGATCGCTTCATCGGCTCGGCGCCACTCGCTTTCACCTTCGGCTTCGGCGGCGTGTTGTTTCCGCTGCATATCGGCGCGTCCTTCGTCGTGCCGGAGAAGTCCACGCCCGACGATCTGGCCAAGGAAATTGCAAAGCACAAGGTCACCGTCACCTTCACGGCGCCCACCGCCTATCGCGCCATTCTCAGCAAGATCGATCAGTACGATCTGTCTTCACTGCGCAAATGCGTATCGGCCGGCGAGACGCTGCCCAAGGGCACGTTCGATGCCTGGCACAAGGCGACCGGCATCAAGCTGATGGATGGCATCGGCGGCACCGAGATGCTGCACATCTTCATCTGCGCCATCGAGGACGAGATACGTCCAGGCTCCACCGGCAAGCCGGTGCCGGGCTATGAAGCCAAGATCGTGGACGACGAGGGCAGGGATGTGCCGCCCGGGTCCATGGGGCGTCTCGCGGTGCGTGGGCCCACTGGCTGCAAATACATGGCCGATCCGCGCCAGACCAAATATGTGGAGAACGGCTGGAACCTGACCGGCGATACATTCGTGATGGATGAGGACGGTTACTTCTGGTACCAGTCCCGCTCCGACGACATGATCGTCTCGGCCGGTTACAACATTGCCGGTCCTGATGTCGAAGCAGCGCTGCTCACCCATGAAGCGGTGGCGGAAGCCGGTGTCGTCGGTTGTCCCGATGCGGATCGCGGCATGATCGTGAAGGCCTATGTGGTCCTGGCACCTGGTCATGCGGCGAGCGATGCGCTGGTGGCGGAGTTGCAGAACCACGTCAAACGTGAGATTGCGCCGTTCAAATATCCGCGTGCGATCGAATTCGTGTCGCAATTGCCAAAGACCCAAACGGGCAAGCTGCAGCGCTTTGCGCTGCGCAAGCTGGCTGCAGAGACGGCATCCGTCGCCGCGGCCTGAACGCCATTTTGAATTGAGGAGTATTGCCCGGTGACGTCACCAAAGGGGCCGACATTGACCGTGGTGCCAGGCGCCAAGTCTGACAACGAAAAGTCAGACAGCGCGCCATCGGGCGTGCGCACGCTGCAGCCGAGCGGCTGGCCGAAGCCGAAAGGCTACGCCAATGGCATGACCGCGGACGGCCGCATCGTCGTCACCGGCGGCGTGATCGGCTGGGACGTGGAAGAGAAGCTGCAGCCGGATTTCATCGGCCAGGTCCGCCAGGCGCTGCAGAACATCAAGGACATCCTCGCTGAAGGCGGCGCCAAGCCCGAACACCTGGTGCGGTTGACCTGGTATGTCGTCGATATCGAAGAATATATGGGCAGCCTGAAAGAACTCGGCAAAGCCTATCGCGAGATCTTTGGCGCGCATTATCCGGCGATGGCGTTGGTGCAGGTGGTCCGCCTGGTCGAACGCGCCGCCCGTGTCGAGATCGAAGCCACGGCGGTGGTGCCGCGCTGATGGCTCGCCCAGGGGAATGGTCTCCCTCCCCGGAGCGAAGCGACTGGGGAGGGTGGCGCGTAGCGCCGGGTGGGGTGTTTCCCCACGAACGGACGTCACGTGGGGATAGACCCCACCCGTCTTGAAGCTCGCTGAACGCTCGCTTCAATCCACCCTCCCCACTGCGCGGCTTTGCCGCTTGGGGGAGGGAAAAGAAAACGTCGCTCCGGGGCGACACAGGAACCAACCTCACTTCGTCGCGACAAACTCCGTCGGGCTTTTTCCCGTCACCTGACGGAATGCATGCGAGAAGGCCGGGACGCTGGCATAGCCGAGCTCCGACGCCAGTTGCTTCATCGAAGCTCCGCCATTCACCGACAAGCGCTCGATCGCCGCGGCGATGCGGGCGCGCTGGCACCAGCTCTTGAAGCTCAGTTTGGTCTC
It contains:
- a CDS encoding ABC transporter substrate-binding protein, translated to MKKHLKLAAFAALMSATAMPALAQEKIKVGVIVSLSGAGAVLGQQARDGFNLAVKDLGGKMGGKDVEVVVVDDELKPDVAVTKVKGLLERDKVDFVVGPIFSNILQAIHKPVTENKTFLISPNAGPSSYAGKECNPYFYVTSYQNDQIHQILGNVAQKRGYKKIYLITPNYQAGKDFVAGVKMDFKGDIVEESYMPLGTLDFQAELSKIASMKPDAVLTFMPGGMGVNLVKQYKQAGLLDRIPFLSTFTVDESTLPAQQDAAIGMFGGSNWAPNLDNAANKKFVAEYEKAYNSVPATYAFQAYDAALLINSAVSSLKGDLSDKTKVAAALRKADFPSIRGGFKFSNNGYPIQDFYLTKVAKRADGKFQTEIAEKVFTNYADRYAKDCAAQ
- a CDS encoding MarR family winged helix-turn-helix transcriptional regulator, with the protein product MILDSETKAVELPEDHGDELRLWLRLLTCTTLIEGEVRSRLRERFDVTLPRFDLMAQLDKVPDGMTLSDVSKRMMVSNGNVTGLVERLVESGHVDRRTSETDRRVQVIRLTKLGRAEFRRMAEEHETWIAEIFTDLTPKDVRELMRLLAKTKSSAQKAGQKASKAP
- a CDS encoding alpha/beta hydrolase, with protein sequence MTALDLEAEYNNRARVPESGELIAAWARDAKAYREQNGTPDVLSYGAGERNRIDYFAAGDQGPIVVFIHGGYWQALDASFFSHLSRGLTQHGISVAMPSYDLCPQVSVADIVTQMRAAVRELAKLGRSMVISGHSAGGHLAACMLATDWQAVDPALPQDTVRAAYAISGLFDLPPLVPTSINTALQLDDAGARAVSPLFGPVPGHGSLDAVVGGEESAEYFRQSRSIVEAWGKAISTRYGTVPGANHFTAIAPLADAESPMVLRLKALATV
- a CDS encoding benzoate-CoA ligase family protein gives rise to the protein MAAADTQTGKRYTAHVDTFAWDNMPPADQLPEFIFTRPEFQYPERINCVVPFLDRWVAEGRGDAMCMIGPDASYTYRQLYELVNRISNVLVGKLGLVPGGRVLLRSANNPMMVAAYLAIIKAGGVCVATMPLLRAKELIYPIQKAKISLALCDGKLSDELDKAAASAPELKRAVYWGTGKDDSLDALIADASTEFKAVDTAADDICLVAFTSGTTGDPKGTMHFHRDMLAVCDGFARNVLRASPDDRFIGSAPLAFTFGFGGVLFPLHIGASFVVPEKSTPDDLAKEIAKHKVTVTFTAPTAYRAILSKIDQYDLSSLRKCVSAGETLPKGTFDAWHKATGIKLMDGIGGTEMLHIFICAIEDEIRPGSTGKPVPGYEAKIVDDEGRDVPPGSMGRLAVRGPTGCKYMADPRQTKYVENGWNLTGDTFVMDEDGYFWYQSRSDDMIVSAGYNIAGPDVEAALLTHEAVAEAGVVGCPDADRGMIVKAYVVLAPGHAASDALVAELQNHVKREIAPFKYPRAIEFVSQLPKTQTGKLQRFALRKLAAETASVAAA
- a CDS encoding RidA family protein, coding for MTSPKGPTLTVVPGAKSDNEKSDSAPSGVRTLQPSGWPKPKGYANGMTADGRIVVTGGVIGWDVEEKLQPDFIGQVRQALQNIKDILAEGGAKPEHLVRLTWYVVDIEEYMGSLKELGKAYREIFGAHYPAMALVQVVRLVERAARVEIEATAVVPR